The genomic region GCCCAGCAGCATCGGCGTCTCGGCAATGATCTTCCACGCCGGGACAAGACAAGCGACCTGCCATCTCAAGCCTCGAGGGCCATCGATGCTGCCTTTCGCACGTACGCTAAAGCGATAACGCCCTGGCTGAAGAAACAGCGTCTGTGCGATTGGATGAAAATTTACACGTCCACCACTAAGGCCGATCGACAGGACGTTTCTCCCGCGCTGATCGTTGTCGCTTGCGATTTCGGCAATGACGCCGCTGCCTCCTTGAATCGACCAATCGAACGGGACAGGGGTCAGCTCGAAACGAAAGTCGCCGTTAAAGAGCAATTTCACATCTTTTGTTTTATCCGGTGGCAGAAACTGTAGCCACGTATAGTACGCCAACTCGAACTTCCTGTTCTTGACTAATGACGATATGCAGCCATCGACTTCGCGATCTGTTGGCGGATGCGGCGTGCCTTGCAATGCAAGCAGCAAATGCGCTGAGACGTCCGCGGCCTTTGCGTGGCTGTTGAGAAGGTGAAAGAACGCCTGCCGCCATGGTGGTGCCGCGGCGAGTACGCCGATAACCTGGTCCTCTCCCTCTGGCATCGCTGCGATTTTTGCCACGATAGGAGCAACGATCGACATCGCCGCTGGACGGATGCGGAGCATCGTATCGGCGAGCGCCATAGCGCTGTGTGTATCGCCCTGCGCTAATTTGCGTCGCGCCAGCCAATAGAGCGCTGCAGGCGTCCGACGCGAGCGATTGACTGCGGCCTGCATAAACCTGTCTGCCGCTGGCGCGCTGCGAGACGCTTCGAGGGCCCCAAGAAGCTCGAAGGCGCGGGCGTTGAGCGGGTCTTGATAGAGCGCGCGTGTTATACGATCGCGGATGGCAGCAGTGTTTGCACCCGACGGTGGGTTATCGGCACTTCCCTTCGGCCCCCCCGACGCGCCGTCCGTCACTACAAAGTCGTTCGCGATCTGCAGCTCGGCAGCGGGGTACGAGCCCAGGGCGAGCGCCCATTGCGGATGTACGGCAGCAAGATAGCCAACAAAGCTATGTGTGACGACCAATGTAACGAGCACACTGGCCATCAACAGCGAAAAGAGGTTTACCAGCCGGCGCTGCGAGGTGGTCCCTCCTTCCTGTGCCGCAAGCGATGCGGTGATGGCGCGCACGTCACGGCGGCGGTTGCGTGGTGCGTTTTGCGCGCCGGCTCCCGTCATTGTTTTGCAGTTTGCGGCGCGCGAGATGTCATCTCTTCCTGCGAATACATCGGCCGCCTGCGTGCCGGCGACCGGGCGCGCGTCTCGGGCTTCGATTGGCCGGCAGCGAGCTTATCTTCCATAGCTCGTCTAGCGGCACTCAGCTCGTTCCAGGCGTGCAGAACGCGACGGGCCAAGCGGCCTTTGTGCGGGTCGGTGTTACGATCAGGATGCAGCCATTTCAGCAAATATGCCATATGCCGCCGCATCTCGGCGGTTGTAGCGGTCTTGTCGAGGCCGAGCATGCGATAGGCATCCGAATTCGATGCCAGGAGAATCTGCTCGATAAAAAAAATTGCGGCGTCGCGATGGTATTCGCGCGCCCGCTTGGTAATATTTTCCGCGTCCAAGAGTGCCTCACCATCTTCGGCCGCAAGACGAAGAAGCAGTAAAATTCCGGGCGGGAGCGGAGCGGACCGCATCATGCGCGCCTGCGATGGAATTCGCAGCAAATCGACAGCTGCACTCAACGCCTGAGCCTGACGTCGACGTCTCATGCCGGCCCCGGCAAGGTTGGCGACGCCTGATCTCTACTCGATGCCGACGCGCCATAGGACAAGGCACCGGCGCCGTAGCCATACCCGTAGCTATAGCCATAACCATAGCCCGCTGTGTTTGCGTCGAACTTTGTGACAACGACGCCGAGCACGGGGCATTTCGAAAGCTCCAAGCGCCTCAAAGCGCTTCGCACGGCGCCGCCTCGCGCCACACCGCTGCCTATGGCGAAGACCGTTCCTTCGGCCGCATTGGAAAGCAGAAGTGCGTCTGCGATGCCGAGCACCGGAGGGCCGTCGATGATCACAAGATCGAATACCTCCTGGCTACCGGATAATAATGAGAGGAGATGCGGGCTGCCGAGAAGGTCTGCCGCGTTCGGCGGAAGATGACCGGACGGCATGAAGGCCAGCCCAGCCGTATCCGTTTGCTGGATGACGGCCGCCAATTCGCTGGCTCCGGACAGATACGAACTCAAGCCGATTGAACTGTCGGCCGCGATGTATTTGTGCAGCGATGGGTTGCGCATGTCCGCGTCGACCAGCAGAACTTTGAGCCCGAGCCTGACAAAATGCTGAGCAATTGCAATCGAGCTTACAGACTTGCCCTCTTGGGCGCCGGCACTCGTCACGAACAGCGATCTCGGCATTCCGCGCGGCGTTGAAAATTGTAGCGATGTACAAAGCGACCGGTAGGCCTCCGATAGCGGCGAGCGTGCGTCCTGGAGCGAAGCCAGCACACCGATCTCTGCGCTGACGAGAGGGATGACGCCGAGCGTAGCCAGCCCCGTGACGTCTTCGGCCTCATCGACGGAATCGATGACGTCGTCAAAATTCTCGAGAAGGTAGGCGAGCCCAATGCTGGCGCCAAAACCGATGAAGAGCGACAACAGCATCGACTTTAATAGCCTTGGAGACGACGGCACGCCCGGAAGGTTCGCGCTGTCGACGACGAAGACGTTATTGCTTCCCGCGCCACCGGCAACATCAACTTCTTTATACCGTTGCAGAAGGCCGTTGTAGAGCTGGCGGTTGGTGTCGACTTCCCGTTTAAGGATATTGTACTCGATTGAGCGCTTCTGAAAATCTAGAACATCACCGCGCAATTTTACGACGCGAGCGGTCATTTCATGCTCCTGACTAAGCGATGATTCATAGGCGCTCCTGAGGGACGCCCGGATGGATTTGGCTTCTGCCGAAAGCTGACGATCGACTTCGGCAATCTGATTCTTGATTTGCAGCATCAAAGGATAGCTCGGCTTGAAGGTCTGGAGCTTCTGCTGATACGTACTTACGAGATCGTTGCGCTTGGCCCGCAGCGTGTCGATGGCGTTGCTGCTTAGAAATTGCGGGAAGTCGATGGCGCTGGAATTTGCGACCTGCTTCCAAAGTTGTTCATTCTTGATCCGCTCCGACGTGATGTTTCCGAGCGCGGCACTTGAGTTGGCGAGATCTGCTTCGGCGATCGATGAGGATTCGCCGATGGATACGATCTGTTCTTTTTCGGCAAAAGCCAGCATTGTTTTTTCGGATTGCTCAAGGCGGAGTTTGAGTTGCTTGATCTGATCCTCGAGAAATTTCTTGGCGTAGGCATTCGCCTCGAACCGCTTATCCAAATTCGACGCGATGAAGGCGTCGGCGTAGGCTGCGGCAATCTTCTGGCTGCGAGCTGCGCTGGCGTCGGAATAAGAAATGTCTACGAGGCGCGAGCCTGGAATCGGCTTTACGGAAACGTTCTCCTGCACGATGGCGGCAGCCGTCGCCATCAACTCACGCTTGCTTGGCGGGGTTGATGCCTCACCTGACCGAAATAGCTTTTTGATCACAGCTATTACGGAGAACGACTGCGGACGGAAAAAATCAGGATCGTCAACCAGACCCGCCAAAGCCGCGACACGCTCCGCCAAGCTTCGACTGAGGAGCAGCTCGTACTGCGTTCGTAGAAACTCGGTATCGGTACCTTCGACGGGCGTGAGGTTTCCACCTTCTACGATCTTCGCAACATTGCGATCTATTTGCAGCCGCAGCGTTGATGTGAACTGCGGCGTCGTCATCAACGTGCGCAGCGTACCAAGCGCAAACACCGCAATCGTCACGGCGATGATCAAGACTTTCCGCTTATTCAAAAGGCGCAAGATCGCCATGACTTTGACGGCAAAGTCAGGACCATCGGCGGTATGAGGGTCGAGATGGCGGCCGCCGTACAGCTTATAGGGATCGGCAACTTCAAGTGCTTGAGCGCCAGCGTACGGCAAAGGCGCGGCACCGGCGTCGCTGGGAAGAGTCATTCCGTCGCCTTCCAGTAAATGATGTCAACGCAGCTAAAGGACCGAAACGAACAGACTCGAGACAGGAAGGACTTTCAGGAGTGCCTGATAGCCCTCTTTCATCGTCGAATTACTCACCACGACGACGTCACCCTTGTGGATCTCCGGATCTTTCGCGTTTCCCGACCGGATGTCGCCAACATTGAACTTGGCCGCCGTGCGCTCGCCGTGCTCCATGCGGAATATCGCGACCGTCGAGTCGGCTGTATCGGTGAACCCCTCGGCGGTCGCAATGACTTGGAGAAGCGTTGCTGGGCCATGCAGCGGGTAGACGCCAGGCCGCTTTACCGCCCCATCAACGGTGACGCGCTGGCTATTGTATTCCTTGATATAGACATTCACCTGCGGCGACTGCAGATACTTTTTTCCGAGCTGGTGCGTGAGATCATTCTCGACCTCGCCCGGCGTTAGACCTGCTGCGCGAACCTTGCCGACAAGCGGAAGATTGATTGTTCCGTCGGCATCGACCTGAACCGTCTTGGAGAGTTCCGGAACCTGGAACACCGAAATATCGACGACGTCCATCGGACCGATTTTATAGGCGCTGCTGCTTGGATTGGAGACCGACGCCAATTCCGCGGCAACATGGGCTTCCTGTCCGCCGAGCGCCGCCGGTTTAAGCTGCTCGGGACCGAGGCGATCCTGAGAACTGTGCGTCGAAGATGCGGTCGCAAAGTGCGGACTCTGCTGTAGGCTGGCACCGCAGCCAGCAACGGTGACGCTCACTATCAGAGCCGAAACCAAGCTCAGAATGCGTATTTTCGCGCATGCCACAACGTTTCCCATATCAAGCATTTCTGTAGCCGACTGTTGTCGTGCGGCATGAAGGCAATGGCCAGGAAGCCGGCGCTTCGTTGCAAAGAATGGCGTCCGGGCGGCTCTTGACGAGCTTTTCAGCCTCGGCATCGCCAATGCGTTTCGCAGCCGCATCGTACCCCATCCTCAGATTCGGCGAGCGTCTGCCGTCATTGTGTGCGTCGGTCGCAATGACGTGAGCAATGCCATCATCCAGAATGCGCTCAGCCCAATACTTTGCATCGCGACCAAAATCGCCGAGTAGCGAACCGGCTGTAAGTTGAAGCCACACGCCGGACGCCACCAGCTTTTCGATCGTACGATACTGGCTTGCGATCCACGGCATACGTTCCGGATGCGAAAGGATGGGAATGTAGCCGGCGGTACGAAGCTGAAAGAAAAATTGCTTGATGATCCTCGGCTCGACATGCTGCGGCAGCTCAATCAAAACGTATCGGCTGTCGGCAAGTGTCGTGATTTCCTTGCTCGCCAGCTTCGCCACGAAGTCGACCGTGATGTGCGCGTCAGCGCCGCTGTAAAGCTCAAGACGCAGTCCATGATCGGCGAGGCGCGAGCGTAGTCGCGCGACAGCTCCCTCAATCTGCGCTCCCCTGTTATGATAGAGACCGGGCAGAATGTGCGGCGTGCAGACAACGGCCTCGACGCCGTCATCGATGAGCGCGCGGGCCATTCGCAGCGACATCGCGAGGTCCACGGCACCATCATCGAGACCCGGCAGAAGATGGCAATGGATGTCGATCATCCGCGACAAGCGCCCCATATAATTATTATGGACTATATATAGTCCTATCCCTCCGATCGATCCACGCTGTCAAGGCTTCACCCGACACGCTCGGCTCTGTGTGGCTCACAAACAACGATAAAATGGGGAGAACGAGAATTTTCTGCGGCTCCCGCTTCCGGATTTCTTGAGGATGAGATATGATCCAAATGGACTATTTAACGGGGAGCCTCAGATGGTGCGCACACTCCTGCCGCTTGTCGCCGCTTTGTCGTCCGCGACGTCGCTCCACGCCGCGCGCCTGACGGTGATGAAGGGTGACGCGCTCGTCAGCCATGGAGACGGATATGAAAGCGTGCGCGATGCAGCTGATCTTTTTCCCGGAGATACCGTCGTCACAAGGGCCGGTAGCTCAGCGAAAGTGACGTTCAAAAATGGTTGCACCATTCGTTTGGGAATCGGCATCGTATTTAGCGTTCCAGCAGAAGCGCCATGCGGCGATGCCAGCGCCGCTTCCACAGCGTCTCCAACTGCAAGTGGGGGCTTTTCTGAAACGTCGGCGTTGGCGACACAAGACTGGTCTGCCGTGACGCAGACGACAGTTGCGCCAGAGGCCTCGCAGTTCGACGCCCTGCCCTATCTTTTGGGAGCTACAGCGATCGGCGGAATCTCGGCCGCGGCATTCGCCCTTAGCGGCGGCGGAGGCAGCCCACCGGCAAGTCCCTGAGCGTACCAGACGTAGCAGTCGCAGAAAGTCCGCCGCAAACGATGCGAAACGCCAGCGACTCTCACGCGCCACAGGCTGGTTTCATTTTGATGTCTTCCCGGCCGAAATTGCGGCCCGCAAGCAGAACGACACCCATTCGATGCCGCGGCCAATTTCGGCTGCCGTCGCGAGCTATATTTTTCGATCACACGATTTATTGGCTGACGAGCGCGACCCTATGCGCTTCGTTGGTCCTCGGTGGCGCGACGCGAAGCGGCGCCCTGGGCGATGTCTTTCTGCAATTTCTGTGCGCTTTTGTCCTGATTGCAGCGCTCCGCGAGATCGTCTTGCGACAGGCCTTGGGACAGTTCAAATGGCCTCTGCTCTTCATTGCTGCGGCTGTGCTTATTCCGGTGCTCCAACTCGTCCCGATGCCTTTGGACTTGTGGAAGCATTTGCCCGGTCGCTCCGTCATTGCTGAAACATATATATTGATCGAGCGTGATCAACCACCTTCGCCGCTGACGCTTACGCCGACCGCAACGTGGCTCAGCGGGCTGTCGTTATTGCCTCCTATTGCGGTATTTCTCGGCGTTCTCACACTCAGCAACGTGGAGCGGCGATATCTCAGTCTTCTAGTCATCGCGATGGCCGTTGCCAGCGTTTTTCTTGGATTGCTGCAGCTTATCCAAGGCCCCCACAGCGCGCTACGATTCTATGACATCACGAACAGAACCGAAGCCGTCGGCTTTTTCGCCAATCGGAATCACCTCGCCGCTTTACTCTACGTTTCAGCGCTTTTAATCGGCGTGCATCTGCTCGAAACGCTTGCGGTCGCGAGAACGGTGCACAGCAAGCGGATTGATGCCAACTCTTTGGCGCTACTCATTGGGTGGCTTACAGCGCTCGTCATTGTGATGGCTGGCGCGATGATGGCGCGGTCTCGTGCCGGATTGCTTCTGATGTTTATCGCATTGCTGGGAAGCGTTAGCTTGGCAAGAGCCGATATGCGCCTGAAGATGCTCCGCCCAGGCATTACGAGCGCTGTAATTGGAACCGCGATCGCAATCCCGGCTTTCCTATCGCCGCTCGCACTCTATCGCATTCTCGAACGCTTCGGAGCGGACTCCGCAGACAACCTGCGCATTCCTTTTGCTCGCAATACGATCTCCGCTGCGATGGCCTATATGCCATGGGGATCCGGCCTTGGCTCATTCGTCCCGGTCTATCAGCTTTTCGAGCCTACTCCGGAAATGGGACTGACGTATGCGAACCATGCCCACAACGATCTGCTTGAGGTGTGGCTCGAGACGGGCGTCGTTGGTCTGATCCTGGTCGCGATCGTTTGTTCATGGCTGTTTCGTCGTTCCCTTGCTCTGTGGAACGATAAAGCCAAGAGCGGAATCGATCTGCCGCTTCGCCGCGCCGCAGCCATCGCGCTCGCGCTTTTGCTTGCGCATTCGCTCGTCGACTATCCGTTACGCACCACCGCCATAGCGACCGTTTCAGCGATGCTGGCGGCATTTTTGTTTTGGCCATTGCCAGACACGGGGTGGAAGCCGCGTTTCACCGCGGAAACCGTATCATCCCACAAAAGAGTTGCATGCCCCCCCCCGCGGATTAATGTCGAAATAACACTTTAGTGTTATTATTATCGAGAAATCCTTTCCGTCCAAGCCGAGCTCACGGATTTCCGTGCGCTCAGGAAAAATCCGATGCCGCTCAACTCTGCGCTCAAACAGATCTTGCTGCCGGCCATCTGCTCGCTGACGGTCGGAATAGCGGTTTTTCTTGCCGTCGCGAATTCAACTGCGGCCTTCTTCCTGTTGTTGCCTACATATGCCGTCCTGACCGCGGCCATCCTGCTGTCTGGCGGAATGGTTCTCCGCATTATCGTTGCTGCAATGGCCGCGCCGACTTTTCTTGCTATTGGCGTCGGCACAGGACAGCCGCTCGTCAGTGCGCTGGCATTTGCATTCACCTATTCGGTTGCGATCGCTGCTGCCTGTCTTCTGCTCCGTAGTCAAGAGCGGATGCCCGTCAACCTGTTGGCGACGATCGCCGACACTCGCAACGCCGGTGGCGCGGGGCCTTCATCGGTCTGCGGCCTTGTCGGCCGCAAGCAACTCATCGAACGGATCGACGCGGTCTCGCGCGAAGGCCATGGCGCAATTGCTTTACTCAGCGTCGACATCGATAATTTCAAGTTTGTCAACGCTACGCTCGGGCATGGGGCTGGCGATGAGGTCTTGGCGATCGTCCTGGACCGACTGCGCGGCTGCGTCCAACCCGGCGATATCGTTGCGCGACTCAGCGGAGACGAGTTTGCAATCATCTTGAGCGATGCACGATGGCGATACGCGGTTGGAGCTGCTGCGCAGTCTGTCTTGGAAGCCATCAATGCGCCGATCAAGCTCGGCCAGCAAGACCTTCGTATCGGCGCCAGCATCGGTGTCGCCTCATGGCAGGAAAACGTCGATATAGCAGATGAATTCTTGCGCCGCGCCGGCGTCGCGCTCAACGTGGCCAAAGCGGCGGGACGAGGATGCTTCAAGATATTTGAAGCGCAAATGGACGCTCCTCTCCGGCGGCAACAAGCGCTCGATCAGGATCTTCGCCAAGCCCTCGCCGAACAGGCGTTCGAGGTTCACTATCAGCCTGTCGTGCACCTTGCGACGAACGAGGTTGTTGCCTTCGAAGCGCTCGTTCGATGGCGGCACGCAACGCGAGGGCTCGTCTCTCCGGCTGAATTCATTCCGGTTGCGGAAGAATTGGGGCTTATCGCCGCCATCGGAGACGTCGTGCTTCGACAAGCTTGCCGCGATGCCGTCCGATGGCCGGATGATGTCAAGGTGTCGGTGAATTTCTCGCGCGCGCAATTCGAGCTTCCAAACGCCAAGAGCCAGCTCGAAGCGGCGCTGGCGGAAGCGGGTCTTCCAGCGTGCCGCCTCCAGCTCGAAATCACCGAGACGACCGTGATGGCCAACCCGGATCGCGCGCACGTTCTGCTCGATGAACTGCGCGCGCTCGGAATGGAAATTGCGATGGATGATTTCGGAACCGGCTATTCGTCTCTAGGCTGTTTGCGGAACTACCCCTTCGATCGCTTGAAAATCGACCGGGCCTTTATTCAAGACCTGACGACCAGCTTCGAAGCACGCGCCATTTTGACGATGATCGTCAAGCTTGCAAATACACTCGGGATGCATACCACCGCCGAGGGCGTCGAAACCGCCGAGCAGTTCGCAATCGTTAAAGAGGAAGGCTGCAGCGCGATGCAGGGCTTTTTCTTCAGCCATGCCGTACCGGCGCACGAGGTCCTGGCCTTCTTCCAGCAGCGAATCGCTGGAAGCGATTCCGCCGCCTGAACGGCCTAGTCCTGCAATCTTTGCGGATAGTCCAAAATATCTCACCATTACTGGTTGCGCATAATCATTAAAATTGGCCGTGCAAAGAGAATTGCCACCAATTTGCTTGGTTCGGTGGGTGGCCTGCAGCCGAAACGTCGGATATCTGACCTCGCGTCTGGCGCGCTGGAGACGAATCCTATGCGCTCCTCCCGGCCGGCTGCCTCACCTCAGGAAATGTTATGAAAGCTCCTGCTTTGCGCGAACCTCCCGTCCACGTCGTTCTCGTAGATAACCGCGGGATTATTCTGGATGTGAGCATCAAATCCGGGCGTTCGGATGGAAACAGCAAGGCGGCGCTGTCGCTCTATCCGCTTGGCGAATCCTATTTTGATCATTGCGACGACGCCGACCACGTTGCGGCCGTGCAGCAGCTTTTGAAGCGCAAGCGCAGTCTCATTTCGTTTGTGCTTCCCTCCCAGCCGCCGAAGCAGAAGCAGTGGTTCGTCGTCATCGGCGTGCCGGTCGGCGCGGATATCGGGAGCGGAGCCGTTCTGATGCACGTCGATATCGCGGATTGGATCCCCGAGACGAAGGATGGTACCGCCGCTCAGAAAGCGCCGAAGCCGCCGACGTCGCTTAATCCGGGCCTCATCC from Hyphomicrobium sp. MC1 harbors:
- a CDS encoding helix-turn-helix transcriptional regulator, with product MKAPALREPPVHVVLVDNRGIILDVSIKSGRSDGNSKAALSLYPLGESYFDHCDDADHVAAVQQLLKRKRSLISFVLPSQPPKQKQWFVVIGVPVGADIGSGAVLMHVDIADWIPETKDGTAAQKAPKPPTSLNPGLIQDTIAKALFQQFGPGFGEAPAQAPLHPDVDTLSPRQREVLMLLGAGKSNAEIAEELACSLNTVKRHVTAVLQKLRLPNRTRAAMIAHQLTSEGND
- a CDS encoding O-antigen ligase, which gives rise to MRQALGQFKWPLLFIAAAVLIPVLQLVPMPLDLWKHLPGRSVIAETYILIERDQPPSPLTLTPTATWLSGLSLLPPIAVFLGVLTLSNVERRYLSLLVIAMAVASVFLGLLQLIQGPHSALRFYDITNRTEAVGFFANRNHLAALLYVSALLIGVHLLETLAVARTVHSKRIDANSLALLIGWLTALVIVMAGAMMARSRAGLLLMFIALLGSVSLARADMRLKMLRPGITSAVIGTAIAIPAFLSPLALYRILERFGADSADNLRIPFARNTISAAMAYMPWGSGLGSFVPVYQLFEPTPEMGLTYANHAHNDLLEVWLETGVVGLILVAIVCSWLFRRSLALWNDKAKSGIDLPLRRAAAIALALLLAHSLVDYPLRTTAIATVSAMLAAFLFWPLPDTGWKPRFTAETVSSHKRVACPPPRINVEITL
- a CDS encoding polysaccharide biosynthesis tyrosine autokinase encodes the protein MTLPSDAGAAPLPYAGAQALEVADPYKLYGGRHLDPHTADGPDFAVKVMAILRLLNKRKVLIIAVTIAVFALGTLRTLMTTPQFTSTLRLQIDRNVAKIVEGGNLTPVEGTDTEFLRTQYELLLSRSLAERVAALAGLVDDPDFFRPQSFSVIAVIKKLFRSGEASTPPSKRELMATAAAIVQENVSVKPIPGSRLVDISYSDASAARSQKIAAAYADAFIASNLDKRFEANAYAKKFLEDQIKQLKLRLEQSEKTMLAFAEKEQIVSIGESSSIAEADLANSSAALGNITSERIKNEQLWKQVANSSAIDFPQFLSSNAIDTLRAKRNDLVSTYQQKLQTFKPSYPLMLQIKNQIAEVDRQLSAEAKSIRASLRSAYESSLSQEHEMTARVVKLRGDVLDFQKRSIEYNILKREVDTNRQLYNGLLQRYKEVDVAGGAGSNNVFVVDSANLPGVPSSPRLLKSMLLSLFIGFGASIGLAYLLENFDDVIDSVDEAEDVTGLATLGVIPLVSAEIGVLASLQDARSPLSEAYRSLCTSLQFSTPRGMPRSLFVTSAGAQEGKSVSSIAIAQHFVRLGLKVLLVDADMRNPSLHKYIAADSSIGLSSYLSGASELAAVIQQTDTAGLAFMPSGHLPPNAADLLGSPHLLSLLSGSQEVFDLVIIDGPPVLGIADALLLSNAAEGTVFAIGSGVARGGAVRSALRRLELSKCPVLGVVVTKFDANTAGYGYGYSYGYGYGAGALSYGASASSRDQASPTLPGPA
- a CDS encoding polysaccharide biosynthesis/export family protein → MGNVVACAKIRILSLVSALIVSVTVAGCGASLQQSPHFATASSTHSSQDRLGPEQLKPAALGGQEAHVAAELASVSNPSSSAYKIGPMDVVDISVFQVPELSKTVQVDADGTINLPLVGKVRAAGLTPGEVENDLTHQLGKKYLQSPQVNVYIKEYNSQRVTVDGAVKRPGVYPLHGPATLLQVIATAEGFTDTADSTVAIFRMEHGERTAAKFNVGDIRSGNAKDPEIHKGDVVVVSNSTMKEGYQALLKVLPVSSLFVSVL
- a CDS encoding type IV pilus biogenesis/stability protein PilW; the encoded protein is MTGAGAQNAPRNRRRDVRAITASLAAQEGGTTSQRRLVNLFSLLMASVLVTLVVTHSFVGYLAAVHPQWALALGSYPAAELQIANDFVVTDGASGGPKGSADNPPSGANTAAIRDRITRALYQDPLNARAFELLGALEASRSAPAADRFMQAAVNRSRRTPAALYWLARRKLAQGDTHSAMALADTMLRIRPAAMSIVAPIVAKIAAMPEGEDQVIGVLAAAPPWRQAFFHLLNSHAKAADVSAHLLLALQGTPHPPTDREVDGCISSLVKNRKFELAYYTWLQFLPPDKTKDVKLLFNGDFRFELTPVPFDWSIQGGSGVIAEIASDNDQRGRNVLSIGLSGGRVNFHPIAQTLFLQPGRYRFSVRAKGSIDGPRGLRWQVACLVPAWKIIAETPMLLGANRQWHEQSSPFDVPPGCEAQTLSLILTARSASETLVSGSAAFADIKLERD
- a CDS encoding J domain-containing protein translates to MRRRRQAQALSAAVDLLRIPSQARMMRSAPLPPGILLLLRLAAEDGEALLDAENITKRAREYHRDAAIFFIEQILLASNSDAYRMLGLDKTATTAEMRRHMAYLLKWLHPDRNTDPHKGRLARRVLHAWNELSAARRAMEDKLAAGQSKPETRARSPARRRPMYSQEEMTSRAPQTAKQ
- a CDS encoding tyrosine-protein phosphatase; this encodes MIDIHCHLLPGLDDGAVDLAMSLRMARALIDDGVEAVVCTPHILPGLYHNRGAQIEGAVARLRSRLADHGLRLELYSGADAHITVDFVAKLASKEITTLADSRYVLIELPQHVEPRIIKQFFFQLRTAGYIPILSHPERMPWIASQYRTIEKLVASGVWLQLTAGSLLGDFGRDAKYWAERILDDGIAHVIATDAHNDGRRSPNLRMGYDAAAKRIGDAEAEKLVKSRPDAILCNEAPASWPLPSCRTTTVGYRNA
- a CDS encoding bifunctional diguanylate cyclase/phosphodiesterase, which translates into the protein MPLNSALKQILLPAICSLTVGIAVFLAVANSTAAFFLLLPTYAVLTAAILLSGGMVLRIIVAAMAAPTFLAIGVGTGQPLVSALAFAFTYSVAIAAACLLLRSQERMPVNLLATIADTRNAGGAGPSSVCGLVGRKQLIERIDAVSREGHGAIALLSVDIDNFKFVNATLGHGAGDEVLAIVLDRLRGCVQPGDIVARLSGDEFAIILSDARWRYAVGAAAQSVLEAINAPIKLGQQDLRIGASIGVASWQENVDIADEFLRRAGVALNVAKAAGRGCFKIFEAQMDAPLRRQQALDQDLRQALAEQAFEVHYQPVVHLATNEVVAFEALVRWRHATRGLVSPAEFIPVAEELGLIAAIGDVVLRQACRDAVRWPDDVKVSVNFSRAQFELPNAKSQLEAALAEAGLPACRLQLEITETTVMANPDRAHVLLDELRALGMEIAMDDFGTGYSSLGCLRNYPFDRLKIDRAFIQDLTTSFEARAILTMIVKLANTLGMHTTAEGVETAEQFAIVKEEGCSAMQGFFFSHAVPAHEVLAFFQQRIAGSDSAA